The sequence CCGGCCACGACCGCGCAGACCGCCGCGGCGACCACGGTCACCAGACGGTGCCGTACTCCACGGCGGGCGCGAGGATCGGGCAGATCCGCCAACGCCGTGAGCAGCCCACCCGCACCATCCTCCACAGAGGTCCCGGCCGGTGCGGTTGACAACGATGAGATCAGCGATGATGGCAACGCGGGCATGACTCACTTCAGATAGATCAACAGGCCTCGAGAACCTCGATGATCTTCCGGAGCGGTCATGCCCGCCTTGCTACCCACACCCAGGGCGCGTCTGCACCAACCACCTCAAGCCGGACACCCCTCACGACTTTGCCGGAGCCCTGCCTGCGGTCCGCGCCCTCCCACCGGGCGGAGGACTTGCTGTCGGGCAGGATCACGCCGATCTTCGGTTTCCTGGCGCCATCGGCCGCGCTGCCGCTGGTGAGCTGGTCGCCGCAACCGGCCACGCCGTTGCCGGCCAGCAGGCCGACGACGGTGAGTGCGAGGAGGCCCTTGCGCATCTGCACGGGTCCTTTCGGGGTGGGTGGTGGCAGGCTGTTTTGTTGTGAGCGGCAACGTATTGCCACCCGTGTCGGCGGCGCAAGACTGCCAGCTCACGAGTTTGGCGGACCCCCGTAACGATCCCGTAACGCGGGAAAAGGCGCGATCTCCGCAGCTCCGATCCGCTCTGCCGCTCGACGAGTTTCGGCGTGCAGAATCGTTTCCACACCGGCGCCGTTTCCTTTCCGGCGGCCGGAACTGATCAGTGGGCGGCGAGGGCGGCGGTGGTGGCGTCGGTCAGCGCGACCAGATCGTCCGGGGCCAGTTGGAGCTGGAGGCCGCGACGGCCGGCCGAGACGTAGATGGTGTCGTACGCCAGCGCCGAGGAGTCCAGCACCGTGGGCAGCCGCCTGCGCTGGCCGAGCGGGCTGATCCCGCCCCGGACGTAACCGGTGGCCCGCTCGGCGGCCGCCCGGTCGGCCATCGTCGCCCGCTTGCCGCCGACGGCCGCGGCCAGCGCCTTGAGGTCCAGTTCGCCGGTGACCGGGACGACGGCCACCGTCAGCGCCCCGTCCACCTCGGTGACCAGTGACTTGAACACCCGCTCCGGCGGCACCCCGAGCGCCTCGGCGACCAGCGCCCCGTAGTTCGGCGCGTCAGGGGAGACGTCGTACGGGTGGGTGCTGTGCCGGATCTTCCGCTTCGCCAGCAGCGCCGTCGCCGGAGTGCCCTGTCCCGCCATGCCGGTCACGCTAACCGGACGCCGGACGTCAGCTCGCGACGGGCCGGCAGATCAGCACGGTCGGCGCCCCCGCGACCCGGGTGAGCACCAGGCTCGCCGCCGCGTCGCCGGCCAGCCTCAGGTCGCGGCGCAGCTTCTCCGGCTCCAGCGCCGAGCCGCGCTTGAGGATCTCCACCCGGCCCACCCGGCGCTCCCGCAGCAGCGCGCGCAGCCGCTTGAGCGAGAACGGCAGCACGTCGGTGACCTCCAGGCAGCGGGCGAACGGGGTCACGGTCGGGGTGTCCGCGTACAGGTAGGCGATGCTCGGGTCGGCGATCGTCGCGCCGAGGGTGTCGGCCAGCTCGGCGACCAGGTGCGCGCGGACCACGGCCGGGTCCGGGTCGTACAGGAAGCGGCGGGTCGGACCGACGGACGCCTCCGTCGCACCCGAGCCGGTGAGCCGGTGCGCGACGTCGCCGCGCAGCACGGTGGCCCGCCGGGGCACCTCGGCCAGCCGGCCGCACCAGAGCGCCGCCTCGACCAGGTCGCCGTCCGCGCTCACCCACTCCGCCTCGGCGCCCGCCGGGATCAGTGCGTGGTCGATGCCGGGGGCCACCTTCACCACCGTGTACGGCACCCGCTCGGCCAGCCGGATGACGAAGTCCCACGGTGGGGAGTAGGCGTTCGGGTCGAAGATCCGCCGGCCGGTGCCCGCCCGGCGTCGTGCCGGGTCGCAGAACACTCCGTCCACCCGTGTCACGTCGAACGCGGTGGCGTCGCCGCACTCCACGGTGAACTCCTCGGCCAGCCCGGCCGCCTCGGCGTTCGCGGCGGCCATCGCGGCGGTCACCGGGTCGGCCTCCACCCCGTACACCCGGATGCCGGCGCGGGCGGCGGCGAGCGCGTCGGCGCCGAGGCCGCACCCGAGGTCGGCGAGGGTGCGCACGCCGGCGGCGCGCAGCCGCGCGGCGCGCCGGTCCGCGACCGGCCGGCGGGTGGCCTGCTCCAGCCCGGCCCGGGTGAAGAACATTCCGCCGGCCGCCGGCCCGAACTTGCCCACCGCCCGGCGGCGCAGCTCGGCCTGGGTCAGCGCGGACGCGGCCAGCCCGGCCGGCACCCCGGCGGCGCGCAGCGCGGCGGCCGAGGCCAGCGGGTCGCCGCCGGCCAGCTCGGCCGCCGCGGCGAGCGCGGCCGACCCCTCGGGGGTACGCAGCGCGGCGAGCTGGTCGATGTCCACGCGCCCATTCTCCCGACCCGCCCCGGGCCGTCCGACCGGCCCCTGCTCCGTCGATCGTGGCCGTTCGGGCGCGACGCGCTGGCACTCTCCTTGACGGAGTGCTAGCCGAGGAATAACCTGCGATTAGCACTCTCACCCCGAGGGTGCCAGCTCCCGGGCCATCCGGCGCGGGCGCTGAACGCCAGGCGGACCGGCACCCGCGACGACGGCCCCGCCCGGTGGCATGTGGCAGATTGACGCTGGTCGGCCCCGGTCGACCGGCAACGAAACCAGTACCCCAGGAGGGTATGCCCGTGACTACCGCGACCAAGGTTGCGATCAAGCCGCTCGAGGACCGGATCCTGGTCCAGGCGAACGAGGCTGAGACCACCACGGCGTCGGGCATCGTGATCCCCGACACCGCCAAGGAGAAGCCGCAGGAGGGCACCGTCCTCGCTGTCGGCCCGGGCCGCATCGACGACAAGGGCAACCGGATCCCGGTTGACGTGAACGTCGGCGACACCGTCATCTACTCGAAGTACGGCGGCACCGAGGTCAAGTACGCCGGCGAGGAGTACCTGGTGCTCTCCGCCCGCGACGTCCTCGCGGTCATCGAGAAGTAAGCAACCGATCAGTGTCGTTGCCCCGGTCCGGCTCGCCGGGCCGGGGCAACGGCGCTTCGAAGGGACATTCATGGCGAAGATCCTGAGCTTCTCGGACGACGCCCGGCACCTGCTCGAGCACGGTGTCAACGCCCTCGCGGACACGGTCAAGGTCACCCTCGGCCCGCGCGGGCGCAACGTCGTCCTGGACAAGAAATTCGGTGCGCCCACGATCACCAACGATGGCGTGACCATCGCCAAGGAGATCGAGCTCACCAACCCCTACGAGAACCTCGGTGCGCAGCTGGTCAAGGAGGTGGCGACCAAGACCAACGACGTCGCCGGCGACGGGACCACCACCGCGACCGTGCTGGCCCAGGCCATGGTCCGCGAGGGCCTGCGCAACGTGACCGCCGGGGCCAACCCGTCCGGTCTCAAGCGGGGCATCGACGCGGCGGCGGCCAAGGTCTCCGAGGCGCTGCTCGAGCGGGCCGTCGAGGTCTCCAGCAAGGAGGCGGTCGCGAACGTCGCCACCATCTCCGCGCAGGACGCCACCATCGGCGAGCTGATCGCCGAGGCGATGGAGAAGGTCGGCCGCGACGGTGTCATCACCGTCGAGGAGGGCTCCGCTCTCACCACCGAGCTGGAGGTGACCGAGGGTCTGCAGTTCGACAAGGGCTTCATCTCGCCGAACTTCGTCACCGACGTGGAGTCGCAGGAGTCGGTCCTGGAGGACCCGTACATCCTCATCACCACGCAGAAGATTTCGGCGATCGAGGAGCTGCTGCCGCTGCTGGAGAAGGTCCTCCAGAACAGCAAGCCGCTGCTGATCGTCGCCGAGGACGTCGAGGGCCAGGCGCTGTCGACCCTGGTGGTCAACTCGATCCGCAAGACCCTCAAGGTCTGCGCGGTGAAGGCCCCCGGCTTCGGCGACCGCCGCAAGGCGATGCTCCAGGACATGGCGATCCTGACCGGCGCCGAGCTGGTCGCCCCGGAGCTGGGCTACAAGCTCGACCAGGTCGGCCTGGAGGTGCTGGGCAGCGCCCGGCGCGTCGTGGTCGACAAGGAGAACACCACCGTCGTCGACGGTGGCGGCCAGTCCTCCGAGGTCGCCGACCGGGTCGCGCAGATCCGCAAGGAGATCGAGGCCTCGGACTCCGAGTGGGACCGGGAGAAGCTGGCCGAGCGGCTGGCGAAGCTCTCCGGTGGCATCGCGGTCATCAAGGTGGGCGCGGCGACCGAGGTCGAGATGAAGGAGCGCAAGCACCGCATCGAGGACGCCATCGCCGCGACCAAGGCCGCCGTCGAGGAGGGCACGGTGCCCGGTGGTGGTGCCGCCCTGGCGCAGATCCTGCCGGTGCTCGCCGACGACCTGGGCCTGACCGGTGACGAGAAGACCGGCGTCTCGATCGTCCGCAAGGCGCTGGTCGAGCCGTTGCGCTGGATCGCCCAGAACGCCGGCCACGACGGCTACGTGGTGGTGCAGAAGGTCGCCGGCAAGGAGTGGGGCAACGGCCTCGACGCCGCCACCGGCCAGTACGTCGACCTGGTGAAGTCCGGCATCATCGACCCGGTGAAGGTGACCCGCAACGCGGTCACCAACGCCGCCTCGATCGCCGGCCTGCTGCTCACCACCGAGAGCCTTGTGGTGGAGAAGCCGGAGAAGGCCGAGCCGGCCGCCGCCGGTGGGCACGGCCACGGTCACGGCCACCAGCACGGCCCGGGTTTCTGACCCAGGGCGTACGCCGACTCAGGGCGCACCGTCTCGCCAGACGGTGCGCCCTGACGCGTCCGCGGCGGGCATTACGGAACGCTGACGTGGTTGGCGGTCGGTCCGGTTGATCGACAACACTGGTCCGATGAGCACCACGCCCCGCGGCCTCGCCGCGCTCGCCGGGATCACGGCCGCCGCCGTGGCCATCGGTGTCGCCGAGCCGGTCGCGGTCCTGACCGGCCCCCGGTCCGCCCCGCTGATCGCGGTCGGCGGGCTGGTCGTGGACGTCGTACCCGAGCCGTTGAAGCAGTTCGCCATCACCCTGTTCGGCACGTACGACAAGATCGCCCTGCTGGTCGGGACGGCGCTGCTGCTCGCCGCGTTCGCCGCGCTGCTCGGGCTGCTGGCGGTCCGCCGGCTGTGGATCGGCCTGACCGGCATCGCGGGCTTCGCCGCCCTCGGCGTGGCCGCCGCCCTCACCCGGGCCGGCGCGGACGCCGCCGACGCGCTGCCCTCGCTGGTCGGGGCGGGGCTGGGCGGGTTGGTGCTCTGGGCCTTCCTCGCCGGCCCGCTGGAGGTCGACCCGTGGCCCTGGACCCCGCCGACCCCCCTGCCCGGCCCGTCCACGCCGGCCGCGCCCGACCCGGCCGCCGGTGCGCCGGCCGCGCCCGACCCGGCCGCCGGTGCGCCGGCCGCGCCCGACCCGGCCGCCGGTGCGGAGGCGGTACCCGGCCCGGATCCGGTGAGCCGCCCACCGGCCGGGTGGGAGCCGTTGGAGACCACCGACCCGGAGTCGCGGCGCCGGTTCCTGCGCGGGGTCGGCGTGCTGGCCGGCGGGGCCGCCGTGGCCGGGCTGGGCGGGCACTGGCTCGCCGGTCGCCGGGGCGTGTCGGCGGCCCGCCGGGCGGTCGCGCTGCCCACCCCGTCGGCGGCGGCCCCGGTCGTCCCGGCCGGCGCCGACCTGTCGCTGGCACAGCTCGCCCCGTACGTCACCTCGAACACCGGGTTCTACCGGATCGACACCGCCCTGGTGGTGCCGCAGGTCGACCCGGAGACCTGGCGGCTGCGGATCCACGGACGGGTGCGCAACCCGATCGAGCTGAGCTTCGCCGACCTGCTCGCCCGGCCGATGGTGGAGCGGTACGTGACCCTGGCCTGCGTCTCCAACGAGGTGGGCGGGGACCTGATCGGCAACGCGCGGTGGTTGGGCGTACCGCTCAAGGAGCTGCTGGACGAGGCGGACCCGGAGGAGGGCGCGGACCAGGTGGTGGGGCGCTCGGTCGACGGCTGGACCTGTGGCACCCCGACGGCGGTGCTGCGGGACGGGCGGGACGCCCTGCTGGCGGTCGGGATGAACGGCGAGCCGTTGCCGGTCGAGCACGGCTTCCCGGTCCGCATGGTGGTGCCCGGCCTGTACGGCTACGTCTCGGCGTGCAAGTGGGTGACCGAGCTGGAGCTGACCAGCTTCGCCGACTTCGACGCGTACTGGGTGCCGCGCGGCTGGTCGGCGCAGGGACCGGTCAAGACGCAGTCCAGGATCGACACGCCCCGCCCGCGCAACCGGCTCACCACCGGCCCGGTGATGGTGGCCGGGGTGGCCTGGGCCCAGCACCGGGGGATCAGCCGGGTGGAGGTACGCGTCAACGGCGGCCCGTGGCGGGCGGCGACGCTCGCCCCGACGGTGTCGGTGGACACCTGGGTGCAGTGGTCCTGGCGCTGGGACGCCACCCCGGGCGAGCACACCCTCCAGGTCCGGGCGACCGATGCCACCGGCGAGACGCAGACCGGCCGGGAACAGCCGGTCGAGCCGGACGGCGCCACCGGCTGGCACACGGTCAAGGTCACCGTCCGCTGACCCGGCCGCGTTCGCCGCGTCCCCGGCGTGCCGCACCGGGGACGCGGCGGTCTGGAGCACTGTCGAGCTGATGTCGTCAACGATTCACGGTAGGGAGGGCGGCCGCTGAGTCGTTGACGACATCAGCTCGACAGCGTTCGCCGACCCCGTCCGGCCGCCGCAGGTCGGCACCGATCCGGGGACTTCGCCCGGCCGTCGCGTCCGCCCCGACACGACGACGCCGCGCCCCGGTGCGGGGTGCGGCGTCGACGAGGTCTGTGCGGCCGGGTCAGGCGACCTTGCGCTGGTCCGGCACGGCGGACTTGTGGGGGCGGCCCAGGCGGGCCTCCAGCCGGGCGACGTCGACCCGGGTCTGCCGGCGGTCGGCCAGGTCCTCCCAGCCCAGCGCGAGCAGCCGCAGCCGCTCGGACTCGCTGAAGCCGCCCCAGACGCCGTACGGCTCGCGCACGGACAGCGCGTGGGCGGCGCACTCGGCCCGGACCGGGCAGGCCCGGCAGACGGCCTTGGCGCCGGACTCGCGGCGCAGCCGTGAGGAGCCACGCTCGCCGTCGGGGTGGAAGAACTGCGCGCTGTCGCGGCCCCGGCAGGCACCGAGCCGCTGCCAGTCCCACAGGTCGACGATGGGTCCGGGCAGTCTACGTACGTTCGACATCAGCACCCCTCCTCCCGCGCGGCACCGCGGAGGTCTCGTTCGCATCCGGTGTCCGGGCGGCGGTCCGCGCAGGCGCACCGTTTCCGGCCTGGCGTCTCGGTACCCGACCTTTCCCCGACTCACACTTCTGTGATCGAAAACCTCGGACAACTCGCGGCATATGCCCTGGATGTCGGAAAAGTTCGGAGGATTGCCGGGAACCTCCACCCCGGCCCAGCCGGTCATGGTCTGCTCTCTGCGGAGAGGAGACCACCGTGCGTACCGTTCTCGTCTGCGTCCGGACACCGCTCGCCGCGCAGCAGTTGACCTCGGCCGCCGCCCGGCTCGGCCTGGCCGCGGTCGTGCGGACCGCCGTCTCCGACCCCGAGGTGATGCTGCGGCTGGCCGAGCGCCCCGTCGACGTCGTGCTCGCCGACACCGCCCTCACCCGACCCGACAGTGCCGGCTTCGTCCGCCGGGTGCTCGCCCGCGCGCCGCAGGCCGCCGTGCTGCTGCTCGGCGCCGAGGAGTCCGAGGCCGCCGCGGCGACGATCAACGCCGGGGCCCGGGGCCTGATCCAGGGCACCGACCACGACCTGACCAGCGCGGTGGCCAAGGCGCTGCTGCTGCTCTCCGCCCCCGGCCGGACGGCCCGGAACCGGGTCACCGACCCGGCCCGGGACACCGCGGCGGTGGGCGCGCCGCCCCGGCCCTCGGCCGGGCGTACCCCGGGCAAGCCGGGCCCGGGCTGGTCCGCCGGACCGGCTGAGGGGCCCGGGGGGCCGTCGGTGGTGCCGGTGCAGCGCGGCGACGACGAGGCCGAGCCGGAGGCCGGCGCCGAGCCGGAGGTGCCCGCGCCCACCGGCCGGCGGGGCGCGCCCGGCGCGCGCAGCGGCCGCGGCGCCGTCGGCCTGACCGAGCGGGAACTGCAGGTGCTGCTCGGGATGGCCGAGGGGAAGAGCAACGCCGAGATCGGGCGGGAGCTGTTCGTCTCCGAGGACACCGTCAAGACGCATGCCCGACGGCTGTTCCGCAAGCTAGGCGCCCGGGACCGCGCGCACGCGGTGGCCGCCGGTTTCCGCGCCGGCCTGGTCGCCTGAGCCGGCCCTCCGCGGTCGGGCACAGTCGTCCGGGCTCAGTCGTCGGAGGGGGACTCCTCCTCCGCCGCCTCGGTCAGCGTGTCGTGCACCCCGTCGGCGTAGCCGCGGGCGTAGTCCCAGGTGACGTAGTGGTCGGGGTCGGGGTCGTAGGCCGGCTCGTGCACCCGCGGCCGGCCGGAGCTGAGCAGATGGCGCAGGTTGCCCCGGAGCAGGTCCCAGTCGAAGTAGTGCGGCTCGCGGCAGTCCTCGCACTCGATCACCAGCCCGCGCACCCCGATCGGCGCCAGCAGGGCCTGGTAGATCTCCAGGTCGGCCAGGTCCTCCAGGACGTCCTGGCGCTCGACCTCCGTCAGCGGGTCGAGCGCGTCGTCCTCACGGGGATCGTGCAGGCCAGCAGCCGGATCGGCCGGGTCGCCGTTGAACGGGTCGATGGGCTCGTCGTGCACCCCCTCACCGTAGTCCCAACGCTCGCCGGACGCGTCCCCCCGGCCACCCCGGTGGCCTCGCCGACCCGCGCCGGCACCGCCGGGGCCGGCCCAGCTCAATGGGTACGATGAAACGACGCGCCGTCACCTCGGCGTGCGCCGGTGCCCGCGCGCGCCACCTCGCTGAAGCCCGTCCGAGCAGCTCAGGAGAGCAATCGTGGAGAATTCGCCCAGCACTGATCTTCCCGGCGGCGTCGGCAACGGCGAGCCGGGTGGTCACCTGCCGGAGCTGCCGGCCGGCTCGGCGCGGGTGGTGCCGCTCGGTCTGACCTTCGACGACGTGCTGCTCCAGCCGGGCGAGTCGGACGTGGTGCCCAGCCGGGTCAACACCCGCACCCGGCTCACCCGCAACATCGAGCTGACCGTGCCGCTGCTGTCCAGCGCCATGGACACGGTCACCGAGGCGCGGATGGCGATCGCGATGGCCCGCCAGGGCGGCATCGGGGTGCTGCACCGCAACCTCTCGCTGGAGGATCAGGCGCTCCAGGTCGACCTGGTCAAGCGTTCCGAGTCCGGCATGATCACCAACCCGGTGACCGCCAGCCCGGACGACACCCTCCGCGAGGTCGACGAGCTCTGCGGCCGCTACCGCATCTCCGGGGTGCCGGTGGTCGACGGCGACGGGCAGCTGGTCGGCATCGTCACCAACCGGGACATGCGGTTCGTCTCCGCGCCGGAGACCCCGGTCCACGAGATCATGACCCGCCCCCCGCTGATCACCGCTCCGGTCGGGGTGAGCAAGGACGAGGCCCTCGACCTGCTCCGCCGGCACAAGGTGGAGAAGCTGCCGATCGTGGACGGCTCGGGTCGGCTGCGCGGGCTGATCACCGTCAAGGACTTCACCAAGAGCGAGCAGTACCCGAACGCCACCAAGGACGAGGCGGGCCGGCTCCGGGTCGCCGCGGCGGTCGGCGTCGGCGACGACGCGTACAAGCGGGCCCGGACGCTGGTGGACGCCGGCGTCGACGTGATCATCGTGGACACCGCGCACGGTCACCAGCGCGCGGTGCTGGACATGGTCCGCCAGCTCAAGAAGGACGCCGGCATCGACATCGTCGGCGGCAACATCGCCACGTACGCCGGGGCGAAGGCGCTGGTCGACGCGGGCGCCGACGGCGTCAAGGTCGGGGTCGGCCCGGGCGCGATCTGCACCACCCGGATCGTCGCCGGGGTGGGCGTACCGCAGATCACCGCGATCATGGAGGCCGCGCGGGCCGCCCGCCCGGCCGGTGTGCCGGTGATCGGCGACGGTGGCATCCAGTACTCCGGGGACATCGCCAAGGCGCTGGTCGCCGGCGCCGACACGGTGATGCTCGGCAGCCTGCTGGCCGGCTGCGAGGAGAGCCCCGGCGAGCTGATCTTCATCAACGGCAAGCAGTACAAGGCGTACCGGGGGATGGGCTCGCTCGGCGCGATGCAGTCCCGCGGCCAGGGCAAGTCCTACTCCAAGGACCGCTACTTCCAGCAGGACGTGCTCGCCGAGGACAAGCTGGTCCCCGAGGGCGTCGAGGGCCAGGTGCCCTACCGGGGGCCGCTCTCCGCGGTCGCCCACCAGCTCATCGGTGGGCTGCGCGCCGCGATGGGGTACGTCGGCGCGGAGAGCATCCCCGAGCTGCATCGCCGCGGCCAGCTCATCCGGATCACGGCGGCCGGGCTCAAGGAGAGCCACCCGCACGACATCCAGATGACCGTCGAGGCGCCCAACTACCACTCCCGCTGACCATCACCCCCAACCACCTGGAGTCCCCATGCGTGACGTGGTCGAGATCGGGCTGGGCAAGACCGCGCAGCGCGGCTACCACCTGGACGACATCGCCATCGTGCCGAGCCGCCGGACCCGGGACGTCGACGACGTCTCCACCAGCTGGCAGCTCGACGCGTACCAGTTCGGCATTCCCTGCGTCGGGCACCCGTCGGACGCCACGATGAGCCCGGCCACCGCCGTCCGGCTCGGCCAGCTCGGCGGGCTCGGCGTGCTCAACGTCGAGGGCCTGTGGACCCGGTACGAGAACCCGACCAAGGTCCTGGAGGAGTTGGCCGGCCTCGGCGAGGACGCCCGGGCGACCAAGCGGCTCCAGGAGGTCTACTCCGAGCCGATCCGCCCCGACCTGATCGCCGAGCGGGTGCGCGAGCTGCGCGCCGGCGGCGGCACGGTGGCCGTCCGGGTCTCCCCGCAGCACACCCTGGCGCTGGCCCCGGTGATCCTCGACGCCGGCGTCGACATCCTGGTCATCCAGGGCACCATCGTCTCGGCCGAGCACGTCTCGACGACCGACGAGCCGCTGAACCTCAAGGAGTTCATCGCCGACCTCGACCTGCCGGTCGTGGTGGGCGGCTGCACCGACTACAAGACGGCGCTGCACCTGATGCGGACGGGCGCGGCCGGCGTGATCGTCGGTATCGGCGGCGACGACTGGTCCACCACCGAGTCGGTGCTGGGCATCCGGGTGCCGATGGCGACCGCGATCGCCGACGCCGCCGCGGCCCGCCGCGACTACCTGGACGAGACCGGCGGCCGGTACGTGCACCTGATTGCCGACGGCGACATCCAGACCTCCGGCGACATCGCCAAGGCGCTGGGCTGCGGCGCGGACGCGGTGATGCTCGGCGAGGCGCTGTCGCTCTGCGCGGAGGCGCCGGCCGGTGGCGCCTGGTGGCACTCGGCCGCCAGCCACCCGTCGCTGCCGCGCGGTGCGTTCGAGATCGCCGGCGAGCCGCTGGGCTCGATGGAACAGCTGCTCTTCGGCCCGGCCGACGAGCCGGACGGCCAGCTCAACCTCTTCGGTGGGCTGCGCCGCGCGATGGCCAAGTGCGGCTACCGCGACCTCAAGGAGTTCCAGAAGGTCGGCCTGGTCCTGGACCGCTGACCCGGACAAAACCGCCCCTACGCACCGGTCGCGCCGATTAGGCTCGGCCGGTGCGTCGTATCCGGTCCAGCGTCCTGCACGTCGCCGCCGTCGTGGCGGCGACGACCCTGGCGACCGCCGGCTGCACGTCCGACCGCGACGACCGCAGCGAGTTCCGGCCCGGCGCCGCCGACGCCGGTGACCCGTACGTCCCGGGTCGTGGCAACGGCGGCTACGACGTCTCCGGCTACCGGCTGCGCGTGCGGTACGACCCGGCGACCGACCGGTTGACCGGCCGGGCCACCGTCACCGCGACCGCCACCGGCAACCTCTCCCGGTTCAATCTGGACCTGATCGGGATGGACGTCTCGGGGGTGACCGTCTCCGGGGCGGCGGCCCGGCACCGCCGCGACGGCAGCGAGCTGGTGATCACGCCGCCGCGGGGGCTGCCCCGCGGCACCGGGTTCACCGTCGAGGTCGACTACGCCGGGGTGCCGACCGCCGTCCCCGACGGCGAGCTGGGCAGCGGCGGGTTCCTGCATACCGCCGACGGGGCGATCGCCCTCGGCCAGCCCGAGTCGGCGGCCACCTGGTTCCCGGTCAACGACCACCCGTCCGACAAGGCCACCTACGACATCGAGGTGACGGTCCCCGACGGGCTGGCCGCGCTGAGCAACGGGGTGCCGGGGGAGCGGAGCAGCACCGGCGGCTGGACCACCTGGCGGTGGGCCGAGCGCGCGCCGATGGCCAGCTACCTGACCACCCTGGTGATCGGCGACTACCGGGTGGAGACCGGCACGCACGGCGGCCGACCGATGGTCACGGCGGTACCGGCCAACCTGCCGGCGACCGGCCCCGAGGCGGCCTCGCTGGCCCGTACCGGCGAGATAGCGGACTTTCTCGCCAGCCGGTTCGGGCCGTACCCGTTCGACTCCTACGGCGGCATCGTGGTGACCGACAGCCGGATCGGGTACGCGTTGGAGACCCAGTCCCGCCCGGTCTACGGGCCGGGCTTCTTCTCCGGCGGCCGGCCGAACCCGTCGGTGGTGGTGCACGAGCTGGCCCACCAGTGGTTCGGCGACAGCGTCTCGCTGGCGAGCTGGCAGGACATCTGGCTCAACGAGGGCTTCGCCACGTACGCGGAATGGCTCTGGACGGAGCACGACGGCGGCCGGACCGCGCAGCGTGCCTTCGAGCTGCGGCACGCCGTCACCGACTGGTCCCAGCCGGCGGTCGATCCCGGCCGGGCGGCGATGTTCGGCGACGGGGTCTACCAGCGGGGTGCCCTCGCGGTGCACGCGCTGCGCCGGACGGTCGGCGACGAGACGTTCTTCCGCCTGCTGAGCGGCTGGACCGAGGAGCGGCGCGGCGGCGTCGCCAGCACCGCCGACTTCGCCGGGTACGCCGAGCGGGTCGCCGGCCGCCCGTTGCGCCCCCTGCTGGACGCCTGGCTGGCCGGCGGCGTCGCGCCCGCCCTGCCGTGATCCGCGGGTGATCGCCGGTCGGTAGGCTGCCGCCGACGACACGGGGAGGTGCCGGGTGGCCATGGCGCGGATGCGGCGGGGAGTCGGTCTGGTGACGGTGGCGGCCCTCGGGCTCGCCGGGTGCGGGTCCGACCCGGAGCCGCGGCCGGCGCCGGCCACGGCACCGGCCCCGACGGCCGGGCGGCAGTTCGCGCCGGGCGCGGCCGGCGTCGGCGACGCCTACTTCCCGAGCTACGGCAACGGCGGGTACGACGTCGGGCGGTACACCGTCAAGGTCCGCTACGACCCGGCGACCGACCGGCTCACCGGCACCGCCACCGTGCAGGCGACGGCCACCGCCGACCTGTCCGCGTTCCACCTGGACCTGGCCGGGCTGACCGTGCGGAAGGTGACCGTGGACGGCGCGCCGGCCCGGCACGCCCGCGAGGCCGACGAGCTGATCGTCACCCCGGCCGCCGGGCTCACCGCCGGCAACGGCTTCACCGCCGAGATCAGCTACGGGGGAAAGCCGGAGCCGCTGGCCAACGAGGTGCTCGGTGAGGGCGGCTGGCTGCACACCACCGACGGCGCGATCGCGCTCGGCCAGCCGGAGTCGGCGAGCACCTGGTTCCCGGTCAACGACCACC comes from Micromonospora purpureochromogenes and encodes:
- the ybaK gene encoding Cys-tRNA(Pro) deacylase, translating into MAGQGTPATALLAKRKIRHSTHPYDVSPDAPNYGALVAEALGVPPERVFKSLVTEVDGALTVAVVPVTGELDLKALAAAVGGKRATMADRAAAERATGYVRGGISPLGQRRRLPTVLDSSALAYDTIYVSAGRRGLQLQLAPDDLVALTDATTAALAAH
- a CDS encoding THUMP-like domain-containing protein, with the protein product MDIDQLAALRTPEGSAALAAAAELAGGDPLASAAALRAAGVPAGLAASALTQAELRRRAVGKFGPAAGGMFFTRAGLEQATRRPVADRRAARLRAAGVRTLADLGCGLGADALAAARAGIRVYGVEADPVTAAMAAANAEAAGLAEEFTVECGDATAFDVTRVDGVFCDPARRRAGTGRRIFDPNAYSPPWDFVIRLAERVPYTVVKVAPGIDHALIPAGAEAEWVSADGDLVEAALWCGRLAEVPRRATVLRGDVAHRLTGSGATEASVGPTRRFLYDPDPAVVRAHLVAELADTLGATIADPSIAYLYADTPTVTPFARCLEVTDVLPFSLKRLRALLRERRVGRVEILKRGSALEPEKLRRDLRLAGDAAASLVLTRVAGAPTVLICRPVAS
- the groES gene encoding co-chaperone GroES; translation: MPVTTATKVAIKPLEDRILVQANEAETTTASGIVIPDTAKEKPQEGTVLAVGPGRIDDKGNRIPVDVNVGDTVIYSKYGGTEVKYAGEEYLVLSARDVLAVIEK
- the groL gene encoding chaperonin GroEL (60 kDa chaperone family; promotes refolding of misfolded polypeptides especially under stressful conditions; forms two stacked rings of heptamers to form a barrel-shaped 14mer; ends can be capped by GroES; misfolded proteins enter the barrel where they are refolded when GroES binds) — its product is MAKILSFSDDARHLLEHGVNALADTVKVTLGPRGRNVVLDKKFGAPTITNDGVTIAKEIELTNPYENLGAQLVKEVATKTNDVAGDGTTTATVLAQAMVREGLRNVTAGANPSGLKRGIDAAAAKVSEALLERAVEVSSKEAVANVATISAQDATIGELIAEAMEKVGRDGVITVEEGSALTTELEVTEGLQFDKGFISPNFVTDVESQESVLEDPYILITTQKISAIEELLPLLEKVLQNSKPLLIVAEDVEGQALSTLVVNSIRKTLKVCAVKAPGFGDRRKAMLQDMAILTGAELVAPELGYKLDQVGLEVLGSARRVVVDKENTTVVDGGGQSSEVADRVAQIRKEIEASDSEWDREKLAERLAKLSGGIAVIKVGAATEVEMKERKHRIEDAIAATKAAVEEGTVPGGGAALAQILPVLADDLGLTGDEKTGVSIVRKALVEPLRWIAQNAGHDGYVVVQKVAGKEWGNGLDAATGQYVDLVKSGIIDPVKVTRNAVTNAASIAGLLLTTESLVVEKPEKAEPAAAGGHGHGHGHQHGPGF
- a CDS encoding molybdopterin-dependent oxidoreductase, which gives rise to MSTTPRGLAALAGITAAAVAIGVAEPVAVLTGPRSAPLIAVGGLVVDVVPEPLKQFAITLFGTYDKIALLVGTALLLAAFAALLGLLAVRRLWIGLTGIAGFAALGVAAALTRAGADAADALPSLVGAGLGGLVLWAFLAGPLEVDPWPWTPPTPLPGPSTPAAPDPAAGAPAAPDPAAGAPAAPDPAAGAEAVPGPDPVSRPPAGWEPLETTDPESRRRFLRGVGVLAGGAAVAGLGGHWLAGRRGVSAARRAVALPTPSAAAPVVPAGADLSLAQLAPYVTSNTGFYRIDTALVVPQVDPETWRLRIHGRVRNPIELSFADLLARPMVERYVTLACVSNEVGGDLIGNARWLGVPLKELLDEADPEEGADQVVGRSVDGWTCGTPTAVLRDGRDALLAVGMNGEPLPVEHGFPVRMVVPGLYGYVSACKWVTELELTSFADFDAYWVPRGWSAQGPVKTQSRIDTPRPRNRLTTGPVMVAGVAWAQHRGISRVEVRVNGGPWRAATLAPTVSVDTWVQWSWRWDATPGEHTLQVRATDATGETQTGREQPVEPDGATGWHTVKVTVR